From the Candidatus Bathyarchaeia archaeon genome, one window contains:
- a CDS encoding PKD domain-containing protein, with protein sequence MKATYVEGQINVDTVWTLAESPFIVSQNVTICRGVTLTIEPGVEVRFGGGPFAIIVDGTLIARGTEEKPIKFTSNKESPKVGDWLTIYFNGAGQSPSFLENCIIEYGVVGLTVQDGVLTVQKSVIQFNAESGITLLGGSTTVSQNRIQNNFDGVVIEGGSTTLQNNIITLNENGVTLRGNISANSQINIIQNNISSNSNSGISLSMEKSSGNILISGNTVFLSKYGLYVATNATTFITRNYIHTNDVGALYEQGNHTIRFNDIYDNKMGMEASDKARVNATQNYWGHFTGPYHESLNPRGKGNPVGGNGVNIDFIFFLTAPIDHQNSPPIAVLCADKTTVAPGQEVTFIGAYSYDDGRIDKYFFDFGDGRTSGWTTLSIFFHKYSSAGTYVARLTVMDDFGNVSTSSPVTIQVVNLPSLNVELSLSRHIIHRGGEVSITVRVSSNGGPVEGANVALYSVRGGSFSQQSGLTNSSGFFTTTFTAPDVVDVTNVRIIAKASMQGYADDSSFDYLEVIPPLSVDVAATPSTVISEDPSTITVRVTWSGMPIQGATVNVSSNAGGTFAETEKLTDSTGGATFTFSTPPVSNETHVTIVVHASKAGYMDGEGQTVLLVIPKILSLTVRAERYTVVSEEEISIVVNTRYGESPVKDVNITVSADAGVWSSTNGVTDAYGNSTFLFKAPPVPTETNINLTVVASKQGYARAINNTLLTVKPGNLTVIVFASSYWVKSEEMVRITVYVKCLDKPIANANVTVSADMGTFSENSALTNSSGCYEFLFWTPKISDTASITIVVNAEKYGYLGASQSVFLTVSAAAEAGGIPWLVILLVLIPVILVIAFVVLVKTGVVSVSFGEEEE encoded by the coding sequence GTGAAAGCAACCTATGTGGAGGGTCAAATCAACGTAGACACAGTCTGGACCCTCGCAGAAAGCCCCTTCATAGTCTCTCAAAACGTCACCATCTGCAGGGGTGTCACCCTAACAATAGAGCCAGGTGTTGAAGTGAGGTTTGGCGGGGGACCCTTCGCAATCATAGTTGATGGAACGCTCATTGCTAGGGGCACAGAGGAAAAACCGATAAAGTTCACGTCCAATAAAGAAAGCCCCAAGGTTGGAGACTGGCTGACAATATACTTCAATGGAGCCGGTCAATCTCCATCCTTCCTGGAAAACTGCATAATAGAGTATGGAGTGGTCGGCTTAACAGTCCAGGACGGTGTATTAACGGTTCAAAAAAGCGTCATACAATTTAACGCTGAAAGTGGAATCACGCTCTTAGGTGGATCCACAACAGTAAGTCAAAACAGAATACAGAACAACTTTGACGGCGTTGTAATTGAGGGCGGATCAACAACATTGCAAAATAACATTATAACTTTGAATGAGAACGGGGTAACCCTTCGAGGCAACATCTCTGCCAACTCTCAAATAAACATAATTCAGAACAATATCTCCTCAAACAGCAACAGCGGCATATCTCTATCTATGGAAAAATCCAGCGGCAACATTCTAATAAGCGGCAACACTGTATTCCTAAGCAAGTATGGCCTCTACGTTGCAACAAACGCCACCACGTTCATAACGCGAAACTATATCCACACCAATGATGTAGGCGCCCTTTATGAGCAAGGCAACCATACAATACGCTTCAACGACATTTACGACAATAAAATGGGCATGGAAGCCTCAGATAAAGCCAGAGTGAACGCCACTCAAAACTATTGGGGTCACTTCACCGGACCATACCATGAATCTCTCAACCCCCGCGGAAAGGGCAACCCAGTAGGCGGAAACGGCGTCAACATAGATTTCATCTTCTTCCTAACAGCCCCAATAGACCATCAAAATTCTCCGCCGATAGCGGTTCTGTGCGCAGATAAAACCACTGTGGCCCCCGGTCAAGAGGTCACGTTCATAGGTGCCTACTCGTATGATGATGGACGTATCGACAAATACTTCTTCGACTTTGGAGATGGACGAACCAGCGGTTGGACAACCCTGTCGATTTTCTTCCACAAATACAGCAGCGCTGGAACCTACGTGGCGCGGTTAACGGTTATGGACGACTTTGGAAACGTGAGCACATCATCCCCCGTAACAATTCAAGTTGTGAATTTGCCCTCATTAAATGTTGAGTTAAGCCTCAGCCGCCACATTATCCATCGTGGCGGAGAAGTTTCCATAACGGTTCGCGTTTCAAGCAACGGTGGCCCGGTGGAAGGTGCAAATGTTGCCCTATACTCTGTAAGGGGCGGAAGTTTCTCTCAGCAGTCTGGGCTGACGAACTCTTCAGGCTTTTTCACAACAACTTTCACAGCACCAGATGTTGTAGACGTGACCAATGTCCGAATCATTGCGAAAGCATCCATGCAAGGCTACGCGGATGACTCGAGCTTTGACTACTTGGAGGTTATACCGCCACTAAGCGTTGATGTCGCTGCGACACCCTCAACGGTGATTTCCGAAGATCCCTCAACCATAACAGTGCGCGTCACATGGAGCGGAATGCCGATTCAAGGTGCAACGGTAAATGTGTCATCAAATGCTGGTGGAACCTTCGCGGAAACTGAAAAGCTGACTGATTCAACCGGTGGAGCTACATTCACGTTTTCAACTCCCCCAGTGTCTAATGAAACCCATGTAACGATAGTTGTACATGCCTCTAAGGCGGGCTATATGGATGGGGAAGGGCAAACCGTTCTGCTTGTGATTCCGAAAATCCTCTCCTTAACCGTTAGGGCTGAGCGATATACAGTTGTCTCGGAAGAGGAAATCAGCATTGTTGTTAACACGAGGTATGGCGAATCCCCTGTTAAAGATGTGAACATAACAGTTTCCGCTGATGCTGGAGTGTGGAGTTCAACAAACGGAGTTACAGATGCCTATGGAAATTCAACTTTCCTCTTTAAGGCGCCGCCGGTTCCTACCGAGACAAACATAAACTTGACTGTTGTGGCTTCTAAGCAAGGCTATGCTCGCGCCATCAATAATACATTGTTAACGGTTAAGCCTGGAAACCTCACAGTGATAGTTTTTGCCAGCTCCTACTGGGTTAAATCCGAGGAAATGGTGCGGATAACAGTTTATGTGAAATGCCTTGATAAGCCCATAGCAAATGCCAACGTCACGGTTTCAGCTGACATGGGAACCTTCTCGGAGAATTCGGCCTTAACAAATTCCAGCGGATGTTATGAGTTCCTCTTCTGGACGCCGAAAATCTCAGACACGGCTTCAATAACCATCGTTGTAAATGCCGAGAAATATGGTTACTTGGGCGCATCTCAGTCTGTGTTCTTAACGGTGTCAGCGGCTGCAGAGGCTGGCGGCATACCTTGGCTGGTAATTCTGCTAGTCTTGATTCCAGTGATACTGGTGATAGCA
- a CDS encoding MBL fold metallo-hydrolase has product MIIQMFVVGKLLTNCYIAACPDTREAIIIDPGFENPNEAAEIFNFVEEKSLKLKFTVNTHGHPDHICGNGIVKEQFNTPILIHERDAFMLGALGKVVAKLFGFKNSSPPADILLKDGDTVKFGNLTLKVMHTPGHSPGSMCLLGEGEVFTGDTLFAGSIGRTDLPQGSEKDMKNSLEKLKSLPDHFKVYPGHGPPTTIGEEKKSNPFLVWG; this is encoded by the coding sequence ATGATTATTCAAATGTTTGTCGTGGGAAAACTTCTCACAAACTGCTACATTGCCGCTTGCCCCGACACAAGGGAAGCCATAATAATCGACCCGGGCTTCGAAAACCCCAATGAAGCAGCTGAAATCTTCAATTTTGTCGAGGAAAAATCGTTAAAGCTAAAGTTTACAGTAAACACTCATGGGCATCCGGACCACATCTGCGGAAATGGAATCGTTAAGGAGCAATTTAACACGCCCATCCTTATCCACGAGAGGGATGCCTTCATGCTTGGGGCTCTTGGAAAAGTTGTCGCCAAACTCTTCGGCTTCAAGAACTCCTCGCCGCCGGCGGATATCCTACTCAAAGACGGAGACACCGTAAAGTTCGGAAACCTAACCTTAAAAGTCATGCATACTCCGGGTCACAGCCCCGGAAGCATGTGCCTTCTGGGTGAAGGAGAAGTCTTTACAGGAGACACTCTCTTTGCTGGCTCAATAGGAAGGACAGACCTCCCACAGGGCTCTGAGAAAGACATGAAGAATTCGCTTGAAAAATTGAAAAGCCTACCCGACCACTTCAAGGTTTATCCGGGACATGGGCCGCCGACAACCATTGGAGAGGAGAAAAAAAGCAACCCTTTCCTTGTTTGGGGCTGA
- the cofE gene encoding coenzyme F420-0:L-glutamate ligase — protein sequence MKSFTAIALENFPLIKPGDNLAKIVVETAERNGVKIEDGDIIVVAQKVVSKAEGRVVRLREIFPSEKAKEIAGKTGRSPRLVELILRETRKILKISPETLIVEDTRGLVCINAGIDKSNIEGEDSFALLPENPDASAARFRMEIKRLTGRNVAVIICDTYSRPFRRGQVNFAIGVSGIKPLKDYRGKRDLFGYILRVKNVAVVDEIAAAAELLMGQATEATPVVVFKGLQNIVEYCENASIKELEITREEDLFRDAL from the coding sequence TTGAAGAGCTTCACAGCCATAGCCCTCGAAAACTTCCCATTAATAAAGCCCGGAGACAACTTGGCGAAGATAGTGGTGGAAACGGCGGAGAGAAACGGCGTGAAAATTGAGGATGGCGACATTATCGTTGTTGCCCAAAAGGTTGTTTCGAAGGCTGAAGGCCGTGTTGTGAGGCTTAGAGAAATTTTCCCCTCAGAGAAAGCCAAAGAAATAGCGGGGAAAACTGGCAGAAGCCCGAGGCTTGTGGAGCTAATTTTAAGGGAGACACGTAAAATTTTGAAGATTTCTCCTGAAACATTAATTGTGGAGGATACTCGTGGACTGGTTTGTATTAATGCTGGGATAGACAAGTCGAACATCGAAGGCGAGGATTCCTTCGCCCTTTTGCCAGAGAACCCTGATGCTTCGGCGGCTAGGTTCCGCATGGAAATTAAGAGGTTGACAGGCAGGAATGTGGCGGTGATTATATGCGACACATACAGCCGCCCATTTAGGCGGGGACAGGTAAACTTCGCCATCGGCGTTTCAGGGATTAAGCCTCTTAAAGATTACAGAGGTAAACGGGACCTTTTCGGTTACATCTTGAGGGTTAAAAATGTGGCGGTGGTTGACGAAATCGCCGCTGCAGCTGAATTGTTGATGGGTCAAGCAACTGAAGCCACTCCAGTTGTGGTTTTCAAGGGCTTACAAAATATTGTTGAATACTGCGAAAATGCAAGCATAAAAGAGTTAGAGATCACCCGTGAAGAGGACCTCTTCAGAGACGCCCTATGA